The Pukyongia salina genome segment CTCAATATTTGCCCCGAGGACGATCCGGTCAATCTGGAAGGTCTTATTGAGAATACTGCAAATCTAAATGGTACCTGGGAGAGCGAATACCTGGATCAATTGGATGGAACGGTATTCGATCCGTCCGGTTTCGAATTTGGAGAATACAGCTTCAAATATACATATACAGAGAACGACTGCGAATGGTCTACTAATATTGAGTTATCCATTAACGAGTCTTGTATAAATTTCCCATGTATTCAGTCTAAAGATGACATTGAAATATCAAAATTAGTATCTGCCAATAACGATGGAATCAACGATTTCTTCGAGGTTACCTATGCCTTAGATCCCAACAGCAACGAACCGTGCGATATCTCGGTAAGTGTGGAGATTTTCAACAGATGGGGAGCAAGAGTTTTTAAAGACGATAATTACAATAACGACTGGTACGGAGTTGCCCCATCGGGTGCCTTTGGAGATGCTACGTTATTGCCAACCGGAACTTACTATTACCTCGTTACCCTGAATAATAGCGGCTTCGACCCAATTCAAGGTTTCATTTTACTAGGAACAGAATAAATGAAAGCGGTTAAAAACATATTACTTTGCTTACTAGCCTTTTTTGTGCTACAGAGTACCTATGCTCAGCAGACACCGCAGTTCTCTCAATACATGTATAATACCATTTCGATCAATCCGGCTTATGCAGGATCTAAGGAGGTTTTAGTGGTAAATCTTCTGAATAGAAATCAGTGGATGGGCGTTGACGGGGCTCCTGTTACACAAACCCTTTCTGCACATAGCGGTATCCCCGGATCCAATGTGGGGGTAGGATTGTCTGTGATCAACGACAAACTGGGATTTGAAAGAACCACTTATGTATATTCAGACGTGTCGTACAAGCTCAACCTGGATCATTACGATGAATACAAACTCACCTTTGGTGTAAAGGCCGGTTTTAGAAAATACAGCATAGATGAAGAATTACTGAACGACCCAAATTACGCCAATGATCCGTTCCTTATGGGTGCCGATTTTAAATGGGATCCCAACGTAGGAGTAGGGGTCTATTTTAGAGGTGAATCATTCTACCTGGGTGTTTCCGCTCCGCGATTGCTTACCTACAGGGGAAGTTCCGAATATTTCTCCCTCGAACGAATTACCTACTATGTGAACGGAGGATATGTAATGGATGTAAATCCGCATCTTATCTTTAAGCCCGCATTTATTGTGAAGTACACAAATGGGGCACCTGTATCCTTCGATTTTTCGGCCA includes the following:
- a CDS encoding PorP/SprF family type IX secretion system membrane protein, whose product is MKAVKNILLCLLAFFVLQSTYAQQTPQFSQYMYNTISINPAYAGSKEVLVVNLLNRNQWMGVDGAPVTQTLSAHSGIPGSNVGVGLSVINDKLGFERTTYVYSDVSYKLNLDHYDEYKLTFGVKAGFRKYSIDEELLNDPNYANDPFLMGADFKWDPNVGVGVYFRGESFYLGVSAPRLLTYRGSSEYFSLERITYYVNGGYVMDVNPHLIFKPAFIVKYTNGAPVSFDFSAMFLINQNLWLGGSYRFKDSFGALVNFRIAKGVNVGYAYDYVTSGLNTATFGSHELMLNFEFLWPRPRCKCKDLYN